A genomic region of bacterium contains the following coding sequences:
- the rimO gene encoding 30S ribosomal protein S12 methylthiotransferase RimO, which translates to MPLPIYPESTCSSADQTQPSGTVTKKAAPFQGNVAFVTLGCAKNLVDSEVMLGVLLDQGYRAVENPEQADVIVVNTCAFLQSAVEEGIDKILEMAAYKKSARCRKLIVAGCMVERYRQQLQAEIPEVDRFVSTDELLKIGEEGSTTAECFDQARRPYFLYDETMPRALSTGKHSAFIKISEGCNRPCAFCIIPKIRGGLRSRQQSSILSEFKLLLDHGVKEFNLVAQDLTAYGTDFPGNRGIKSELADLLSNIDQISQDDFWVRLFYAYPVGTNQELIRQIIASQKICNYLDIPLQHVSNSVLKSMRRPLGEKGTRALIESIREAAPDLAIRTTFILGFPGETEADVEMLEEFVSAGHFTHVGAFTYSQEEEADSFTYPEQVPDQVKEARRARIMAAQKKVVDQRLAKLVGSEMKVLVDGFHPDTELLLSARTEWQGPETDGQVIINDVPEEFANQLSDLQGKFVRVKITEVKDFDLIATLIS; encoded by the coding sequence ATGCCTTTACCAATTTACCCTGAATCAACTTGTTCCAGTGCAGACCAGACACAGCCAAGTGGCACTGTCACCAAGAAAGCTGCACCATTCCAAGGCAATGTTGCGTTTGTTACCTTAGGTTGCGCCAAGAACTTAGTCGACTCAGAAGTGATGCTTGGGGTGCTGCTCGATCAAGGTTATCGCGCAGTTGAAAATCCTGAACAGGCTGATGTGATTGTTGTGAATACTTGCGCCTTTTTACAGTCCGCCGTTGAAGAAGGTATTGATAAAATTTTGGAAATGGCAGCCTACAAGAAATCAGCCCGCTGTCGTAAGCTGATTGTTGCTGGTTGTATGGTTGAGCGTTATCGCCAACAATTGCAAGCCGAGATTCCCGAGGTTGATCGTTTTGTTTCAACCGATGAATTATTGAAGATTGGTGAAGAGGGTTCGACTACAGCGGAATGCTTTGATCAGGCGCGCCGGCCATATTTTCTCTATGATGAAACTATGCCGCGTGCTCTTTCTACAGGCAAACATTCTGCTTTTATAAAAATTTCTGAAGGTTGTAATCGTCCGTGCGCTTTTTGCATTATCCCAAAAATCCGTGGCGGATTACGTTCACGTCAGCAAAGTTCGATTTTATCGGAATTTAAACTGCTCTTAGATCATGGAGTTAAAGAATTTAATCTTGTGGCTCAAGATTTAACTGCCTATGGCACGGATTTCCCAGGAAACCGTGGGATTAAATCTGAACTAGCTGATTTACTCAGTAATATCGATCAAATCAGTCAGGACGATTTCTGGGTGCGACTCTTTTATGCTTACCCGGTAGGTACAAATCAAGAACTAATACGTCAAATTATTGCTTCGCAAAAAATCTGCAATTATTTAGATATTCCACTACAGCATGTCAGTAATAGTGTCTTGAAAAGTATGCGCCGGCCGCTTGGTGAAAAGGGAACGCGAGCTTTGATTGAAAGTATTCGTGAGGCTGCACCGGACTTGGCAATACGGACAACTTTTATTCTCGGCTTTCCCGGTGAAACCGAGGCTGATGTAGAAATGCTCGAAGAATTTGTCAGTGCCGGGCACTTTACTCATGTCGGAGCTTTTACTTATTCTCAGGAAGAAGAAGCGGATTCGTTTACTTATCCTGAGCAAGTGCCAGATCAAGTCAAAGAGGCGCGCCGCGCACGAATCATGGCAGCGCAAAAAAAAGTGGTCGACCAGCGACTGGCTAAATTAGTTGGCTCAGAAATGAAGGTCTTAGTTGATGGATTTCATCCTGATACAGAGCTACTACTCTCGGCTCGAACCGAGTGGCAAGGTCCGGAGACAGATGGCCAAGTAATTATTAATGACGTCCCTGAGGAGTTTGCCAATCAACTCAGCGATTTACAGGGGAAGTTTGTGCGCGTGAAAATTACCGAAGTTAAGGACTTTGATTTGATCGCCACTTTAATTAGCTAG
- the lolA gene encoding outer membrane lipoprotein chaperone LolA: MHRTKTNKTWRAFSIFLIGFFANSALAIAEGLFVCQPGVKPKVPADIIETIDANYRGLNSLTAKFTQVSTFISLAEEETSRGEVRFKKPGYMDWKYQSPREQRFVADGNLLYFHEPKANQVTIADFKNAFTSDLPVSFLLGVGKLSENFSFLDACLSDQGLVLQLKAKNSDAGFQAFSLVVDAKTYAPLGAHLIDVGGNETNILLETIKHDDNIPATSFAFEIPKGTDVIDRRKTASALPVAATRPIQETNL, encoded by the coding sequence ATGCATAGAACTAAAACTAATAAAACTTGGCGCGCGTTTTCTATTTTCTTGATTGGCTTTTTCGCAAATTCCGCTTTGGCTATCGCTGAGGGACTTTTTGTTTGCCAGCCCGGTGTAAAGCCAAAAGTCCCCGCAGATATAATCGAGACTATCGATGCAAACTATCGCGGGCTTAATTCCTTAACTGCGAAATTTACACAAGTCTCAACTTTCATATCGCTGGCTGAAGAAGAAACAAGTCGCGGGGAAGTGCGCTTTAAGAAACCCGGATACATGGATTGGAAATATCAAAGCCCACGCGAACAGCGCTTTGTGGCTGATGGCAATCTGCTTTATTTCCATGAACCAAAGGCAAATCAAGTCACAATCGCTGACTTTAAAAATGCTTTTACTTCCGACTTACCCGTTTCCTTTCTCCTTGGCGTGGGCAAACTTTCCGAGAACTTTTCCTTTCTCGATGCTTGCCTGAGCGATCAGGGGTTAGTCCTCCAACTAAAGGCAAAAAATTCTGATGCAGGGTTCCAGGCTTTCAGTTTAGTAGTTGATGCTAAAACTTATGCACCACTTGGTGCGCATCTGATTGATGTAGGCGGGAATGAAACAAATATTTTACTTGAGACAATTAAACATGACGACAACATTCCTGCGACAAGCTTTGCTTTTGAAATTCCAAAAGGCACTGATGTGATCGATCGTCGTAAAACCGCAAGCGCACTACCTGTCGCGGCAACACGCCCAATCCAGGAAACTAATCTTTAG
- the phoU gene encoding phosphate signaling complex protein PhoU gives MSKVLFTEIDRVKRELLSLSALVEENVHFAVKAVADRKAQLAQQVLATDNEIDSIEVRIEEECLKLLALHQPVALDLRLIIAVLKINNDLERIGDLAKNVAERAIALAQVPVISSPFDFQEMANKTRNMLRKSLQAFIELDATLAREVHAADDAIDTINRSAYSGIAQEIQKNPANAETLMLYLSVSRNLERIADHTTNIAEDVIYLVEGEIVRHWRRTGDNKKH, from the coding sequence ATGTCTAAGGTGTTATTTACGGAAATAGATCGAGTAAAGCGCGAGCTTTTAAGTCTAAGCGCTTTAGTTGAGGAGAATGTGCATTTCGCTGTCAAAGCAGTCGCAGACCGCAAGGCACAGCTTGCTCAGCAAGTGCTAGCAACTGATAATGAAATTGATTCGATTGAGGTGCGCATCGAAGAAGAGTGCTTAAAGTTATTGGCTTTGCACCAGCCAGTTGCCTTAGATTTGCGTTTAATTATTGCTGTTTTAAAAATTAATAACGACTTAGAGCGTATTGGTGATCTAGCGAAAAATGTCGCCGAGAGAGCTATTGCACTTGCGCAAGTCCCCGTCATTTCCTCGCCCTTCGATTTTCAAGAAATGGCCAACAAAACTCGCAATATGTTACGTAAAAGTTTACAGGCTTTTATCGAATTGGATGCGACTTTGGCGCGCGAAGTGCATGCTGCTGACGATGCAATTGATACGATTAATCGTAGTGCTTACTCAGGAATCGCCCAAGAAATCCAAAAGAACCCGGCAAACGCCGAGACACTGATGCTTTATCTTTCTGTTTCGAGAAACCTAGAGCGTATTGCTGATCACACGACTAACATCGCCGAAGACGTGATTTACCTGGTTGAGGGTGAGATCGTCAGGCACTGGCGTAGGACTGGGGATAATAAAAAACATTAG